In the Vitis vinifera cultivar Pinot Noir 40024 chromosome 2, ASM3070453v1 genome, one interval contains:
- the LOC100241091 gene encoding nudix hydrolase 14, chloroplastic: protein MALLRHPSRCWLRDWRKYALSSSPILLQNHRRTFCPKMSSDSSSLTYSITLPNQLADPVTVDAAPGISASEFRKAIDSSLFKQWLKNMQSEAGVLSNGAMSLERVLIQGVDMFGNRIGFLKFKADILDKETGKKVPGIVFARGPAVAVLILLDSEGEIYTVLTEQVRVPVGKRILELPAGMLENDRGDFIGTAAREVEEETGIHLNLQDMVDLTAFLDPSTGCRLFPSPGGCDEEISLFLYKGSVSKETITQLQGKKTGLRERGELIKVHVVPYEKLWRVTADAKTLSAIALYEMAKKEGLLPPAG, encoded by the exons ATGGCCCTTCTGCGTCACCCTTCCAGGTGTTGGCTCAGAGATTGGAGAAAGTACGCACTTTCCTCTTCCCCAATTCTACTTCAAAATCATCGACGAACTTTCTGCCCGAAGATGTCGTCGGACTCGTCTTCTCTCACTTACTCCATCACGTTGCCCAATCAACTCGCCGATCCCGTTACTGTTGATGCAGCCCCTGGAATTTCTGCTTCCGAGTTCAG GAAAGCTATTGATTCCTCGTTGTTCAAGCAATGGCTGAAGAATATGCAGAGTGAAGCTGGGGTATTGTCTAATGGAGCTATGTCTTTGGAACGTGTGCTTATTCAG GGAGTGGATATGTTTGGAAACCGCATTGGATTTCTCAAGTTCAAAGCAGATATTCTTGATAAGGAGACGGGGAAAAAG GTTCCTGGCATTGTGTTTGCAAGAGGACCAGCTGTAGCTGTGCTGATCCTTTTGGACTCAGAGGGCGAAATTTACACTGTTCTTACAGAACAG GTTAGGGTCCCTGTTGGGAAGCGTATCTTGGAATTGCCAGCTGGAATGTTGGAAAATGACAGAGGTGATTTTATTGGCACAGCAGCTCGTGAG GTAGAAGAGGAGACTGGTATACACTTAAATCTACAAGACATGGTTGACCTCACGGCCTTCTTGGACCCATCAACTGGATGCAGACTTTTTCCTTCACCG GGTGGGTGCGATGAGGAAATTAGCCTGTTTCTATACAAAGGAAGTGTAAGCAAAGAGACTATCACACAGctgcaaggaaaaaaaacaggTCTTCGAGAACGTGGTGAGCTGATTAAGGTGCATGTAGTTCCCTATGAGAAATTGTGGCGTGTCACAGCTGATGCCAAGACTCTGTCAGCAATTGCCCTGTATGAGATGGCCAAGAAAGAAGGGTTATTGCCTCCAGCAGGCTAA
- the LOC100263349 gene encoding subtilisin-like protease 4 gives MGVLFLFALFFMSKSSPAIACDQGGESRLKTYIVHLKEPEGGVFAESENLEGWYKSFLPARIASSKQQERMVYSYRNVLTGFAARLTEEEAKEMEAKEGFVSARPEKIYHLHTTHSPSFLGLHKRSGLWKGSNLGKGVIIGVMDSGILPSHPSFGDEGMPPPPAKWTGLCEFNKSGGCSNKVIGARNFESGSKGMPPFDEGGHGSHTASIAAGNFVKHANVLGNAKGTAAGVAPGAHLAIYKICTDEGCAGADILAAFDAAIADGVDVLSVSVGQKSTPFYDDAIAVGAFAAIRKGILVSCSAGNYGPTSASVGNAAPWILTVGASTIDRSIRASVKLGNGEKFDGESLFQPSDYPPEFFPLVYSPYFCSAGTVNVADVEGKVVLCDSDGKTSITDKGRVVKQAGGVAMIVANSDLAGSTTIALEHVLPASHVSYSAGLSIKAYISSTSHPTASIAFEGTIIGEPSAPEVIFFSARGPSLATPGILKPDIIGPGMNILAAWPTPLHNNSPSKLTFNLLSGTSMSCPHLSGVAALIKSSHPDWSPAAIKSAIMTTADILNLKDSPILDQTEHPASIFAIGAGHVNPLRANDPGLIYDIQPDDYIPYLCGLGYNDTQVGLITLRTVRCSEESSIPEAQLNYPSFSIALRSKARRFQRTVTNVGKPTSSYTVHIAAPPGVDVTVKPHKLHFTKRNQKKTYTVTFKRSSSGVITGEQYAQGFLKWVSATHSARSPIAVKFE, from the coding sequence ATGGGAGTTCTCTTCCTTTTCGCTCTCTTTTTCATGTCTAAATCCTCCCCTGCAATTGCTTGTGATCAGGGAGGAGAAAGTAGGCTAAAAACCTATATTGTCCATTTGAAGGAGCCGGAGGGTGGAGTTTTTGCAGAATCGGAGAATCTGGAGGGCTGGTACAAGTCATTTTTGCCGGCGCGTATCGCAAGCTCAAAACAGCAAGAACGCATGGTTTATTCGTATCGGAATGTGCTCACCGGTTTTGCAGCCAGGTTGacggaggaagaagctaaagaAATGGAAGCCAAGGAAGGGTTTGTTTCGGCCAGGCCGGAAAAGATATACCATTTGCATACAACGCATAGTCCTAGTTTCTTGGGTTTGCACAAGAGATCTGGGCTATGGAAAGGATCTAACTTGGGGAAGGGGGTTATAATTGGAGTGATGGACTCGGGAATACTTCCGAGCCATCCTTCATTTGGGGACGAAGGAATGCCACCCCCACCTGCTAAATGGACTGGGTTGTGTGAATTCAACAAGTCCGGCGGCTGCAGTAACAAGGTCATTGGTGCAAGAAATTTTGAAAGCGGGAGTAAAGGAATGCCACCATTTGATGAAGGGGGCCACGGCAGCCACACGGCAAGCATTGCTGCTGGAAATTTTGTGAAACACGCCAATGTTCTTGGGAATGCCAAGGGCACCGCCGCTGGCGTTGCGCCTGGTGCTCACTTAGCGATTTATAAAATATGCACCGACGAGGGCTGTGCCGGAGCTGATATATTAGCTGCATTTGATGCTGCCATTGCCGATGGTGTTGATGTGCTTTCCGTTTCCGTAGGTCAAAAATCTACTCCTTTCTATGACGACGCAATTGCCGTCGGTGCTTTTGCGGCAATTCGAAAGGGGATTTTGGTGAGCTGTTCTGCTGGGAATTATGGTCCAACCAGTGCTTCGGTTGGCAATGCCGCACCATGGATTCTTACTGTGGGTGCGAGCACCATTGACAGAAGCATAAGGGCTTCTGTGAAGCTTGGGAACGGGGAGAAATTTGATGGGGAATCACTTTTCCAGCCTAGCGATTATCCTCCAGAATTTTTCCCTCTTGTATACTCACCTTATTTTTGCAGTGCAGGAACAGTGAACGTGGCTGACGTTGAAGGAAAGGTAGTTCTTTGTGACTCAGATGGGAAAACAAGCATAACAGACAAAGGGCGAGTCGTGAAACAAGCTGGTGGTGTTGCCATGATTGTAGCCAATAGCGATCTTGCTGGCTCAACTACGATTGCATTGGAGCACGTTCTTCCGGCATCCCACGTGAGCTATTCTGCAGGTTTGAGTATCAAAGCCTATATAAGTTCAACATCACACCCTACAGCTTCAATCGCATTTGAGGGGACTATCATTGGAGAGCCATCAGCTCCGGAGGTTATTTTCTTCTCTGCAAGAGGACCAAGCTTGGCAACCCCCGGGATTTTGAAACCGGACATTATTGGTCCTGGAATGAACATTCTAGCAGCATGGCCTACTCCTTTACACAACAACAGCCCCTCAAAATTGACATTCAACCTGTTATCCGGTACATCGATGTCCTGCCCCCATCTCAGCGGTGTCGCAGCTTTGATCAAAAGCTCTCATCCTGACTGGTCACCCGCTGCAATCAAGTCTGCAATCATGACTACTGCAGATATACTGAACCTTAAAGATTCGCCCATTTTAGATCAAACCGAACATCCTGCTAGTATCTTTGCTATTGGTGCTGGCCATGTCAACCCATTAAGGGCAAATGACCCGGGACTCATTTATGACATTCAACCCGATGACTACATACCCTACTTATGCGGTTTAGGTTACAATGACACGCAAGTAGGACTTATTACGCTGCGCACTGTGAGATGCTCCGAGGAGTCAAGCATACCTGAAGCACAACTCAACTATCCTTCATTTTCTATTGCACTGAGATCTAAGGCCCGAAGGTTTCAGAGGACAGTCACAAATGTAGGCAAGCCAACGTCATCTTACACCGTTCACATTGCCGCACCACCAGGAGTTGATGTCACTGTGAAGCCACATAAGCTCCATTTCACCAAAAGGAACCAGAAGAAGACATATACGGTGACCTTTAAGAGGAGTAGCTCCGGGGTTATCACAGGCGAGCAATATGCTCAAGGGTTCCTAAAATGGGTTTCTGCTACACACTCTGCTAGAAGCCCCATAGCTGTTAAGTTTGAATGA
- the LOC100263358 gene encoding copper chaperone for superoxide dismutase, chloroplastic/cytosolic, with the protein MLVRAVATVTTAVAVTALPVAYAYASFSPSSSSSSSSSQVSKTLNLSFLSQPHRPRLVGTATHPPSALRMDASSTNHTSSSQNDVVLPELLTEFMVDMKCEGCVNAVKNKLQTISGVKNVEVDLSNQVVRVLGSSPVKTMADALEQTGRNARLIGQGIPEDFLVSAAVAEFKGPDIFGVVRLAQVNMELARIEASFSGLSSGKHGWSINEFGDLTRGAASTGKVFNPTNKGTDEEPLGDLGTLDVDENGEAFFLGVKQNLRVGVLIGRAVVVYGTEDKSNPGVAAAVIARSAGVGENYKKICLCDGTTIWESTNSDFVASKV; encoded by the exons ATGCTCGTAAGGGCAGTCGCGACGGTCACAACCGCGGTAGCAGTCACTGCTCTGCCAGTTGCGTATGCCTACGCATCATTCTCTCCatcttcctcttcttcatcGTCTTCGTCTCAGGTCTCCAAGACCCTAAATCTGTCGTTCCTCTCTCAACCGCATCGCCCACGCCTTGTCGGAACTGCTACTCACCCTCCCTCCGCCCTCCGGATGGACGCTTCTTCGACCAACCACACTTCCTCCTCCCAG AACGATGTCGTTTTGCCGGAGCTCCTG ACAGAGTTTATGGTGGATATGAAGTGTGAAGGCTGTGTTAATGCCGTAAAGAATAAGTTGCAAACCATCAGTG GAGTTAAGAATGTTGAGGTTGACTTGAGCAATCAAGTAGTCAGGGTTCTCGGTTCTTCACCTGTGAAGACCATGGCTGATGCTTTGGAACAGACTGGACGAAATGCCCGATTAATTGGCCAAGGGATCCCTGAAG ATTTTTTGGTTTCTGCTGCTGTTGCTGAATTCAAAGGTCCAGATATTTTCGGTGTGGTTCGCTTGGCTCAAGTGAATATGGAATTGGCTAGGATTGAAGCCAGCTTTAGTGGGTTGTCTTCAGGGAAACATGGGTGGTCTATAAATGAATTTGGTGATCTCACAAGAGGTGCAGCAAGCACTGGTAAAGTGTTCAATCCAACAAACAAAGGAACGGATGAGGAG cctCTTGGTGACCTGGGAACACTGGATGTGGATGAGAATGGTGAAGCCTTCTTCTTGGGTGTCAAGCAGAACCTGCGGGTTGGTGTTCTAATTGGACGGGCTGTAGTGGTATATGGAACTGAAGATAAATCAAATCCAGGTGTTGCAGCTGCAGTGATTGCTAGAAGTGCTGGGGTTGGTGAGAACTACAAAAAGATTTGCCTGTGTGATGGAACCACCATATGGGAATCAACTAACTCAGATTTTGTCGCCAGCAAGGTTTGA